From a single Staphylococcus epidermidis genomic region:
- a CDS encoding membrane protein, with protein sequence MIDNLIVYIKNLPHLFSFCTQRLKQTWKWFAISLIIGLVIILALEGFFNFNHTTDIVQVRWLFRISSFIIFSIIIQSIYIAYKYYIRDFVVMKSFHISAVTPTIVIAMLGLITILILGIVIIILKPVNFEASILSFLYYLVILAIFISVTSIILGLLSYAIKHVKLIFIIVSAISFFMVPITYIPNTNLNVVNHIMMLNPLYYFVNGSSQAIVFGTISMSNLPYHLYIIILIGIICVINYALVRHIAFDKYQNQSNQKNYSKKNKEKECLNVKLDK encoded by the coding sequence ATGATAGATAATTTAATTGTATATATTAAAAACTTACCACATCTTTTTAGTTTTTGTACTCAAAGGCTTAAGCAAACATGGAAGTGGTTTGCAATTAGCCTAATTATAGGACTAGTAATTATTCTAGCATTAGAGGGATTTTTTAATTTCAACCATACTACCGATATTGTTCAAGTGCGTTGGTTATTCAGAATTTCATCATTCATCATATTCAGCATTATTATACAATCTATTTATATAGCTTATAAGTACTATATCAGAGATTTCGTTGTCATGAAGTCATTTCATATATCTGCAGTTACACCTACTATAGTTATAGCGATGTTAGGTTTAATAACAATACTTATTCTGGGGATAGTTATTATTATTCTTAAGCCTGTGAATTTTGAAGCATCAATACTTTCATTTTTATATTATTTAGTAATTTTAGCAATTTTTATCAGTGTGACTTCGATAATATTGGGCTTGCTGAGTTATGCAATTAAACATGTAAAACTGATATTTATTATAGTAAGTGCTATCAGCTTCTTTATGGTTCCAATTACATACATCCCTAATACAAATTTAAATGTGGTTAATCATATTATGATGTTAAATCCTCTGTATTATTTCGTAAATGGTAGTTCGCAAGCTATAGTATTTGGTACAATCAGCATGAGCAATTTACCTTATCATTTATATATTATTATTTTAATTGGAATCATCTGTGTGATTAATTATGCGCTTGTGCGTCACATAGCATTTGATAAATATCAAAACCAATCTAACCAAAAGAATTATTCAAAAAAGAATAAAGAAAAGGAATGTTTAAACGTAAAATTAGATAAGTAA
- a CDS encoding metal-dependent hydrolase yields the protein MDTATHIVMGVGLTALATQDPVMAESFAATATTLIAGSLIPDGDTVLKLKDNATYISHHRGITHSLPFTILWPILITFFIFVIFSQTNPLHVWLWAQLAVFLHVFVDIFNSYGTQALRPITNKWIQLSVINTFDPIIFIILSTGVLLWILGIHPYIVFFPIILILIGYYIVRFKMQAAIRKQALQKIEQSHTPVKVFVAPTIKFHVWRVAIQTDKHDYVGVSKWKNVDFTDKVKRQSMTPDSILWKVKGNKDIYTFLNFSSIYRWQTTPLDDGTTEIRLMDLRYLNKGRYSFVAIAHLTLENEIDHSYIGWVFSEDKLQRKLFS from the coding sequence ATGGACACAGCCACACATATCGTTATGGGTGTGGGTCTTACAGCTTTAGCAACGCAAGATCCAGTTATGGCAGAATCATTTGCTGCTACTGCGACGACTTTAATCGCAGGTTCTTTAATACCAGACGGTGATACTGTATTGAAATTAAAGGATAATGCGACATATATTTCACATCACAGAGGAATCACACATTCATTACCTTTTACAATATTATGGCCTATATTAATTACATTTTTTATATTTGTAATATTTAGCCAAACGAATCCTTTACATGTATGGTTATGGGCACAACTAGCAGTGTTTTTACATGTCTTTGTAGATATTTTTAATTCTTATGGTACACAAGCATTACGTCCCATAACTAACAAATGGATTCAATTAAGCGTGATTAATACCTTTGATCCGATAATATTCATTATTTTAAGTACCGGTGTCTTATTGTGGATATTAGGTATTCACCCGTATATTGTTTTCTTTCCAATTATATTAATTCTCATAGGCTATTATATTGTAAGATTTAAGATGCAAGCAGCAATTAGAAAACAAGCACTCCAAAAAATTGAGCAATCGCATACACCAGTAAAAGTATTCGTAGCTCCAACAATAAAATTTCATGTATGGCGGGTCGCAATACAAACAGATAAGCATGATTATGTTGGTGTTTCCAAATGGAAAAATGTAGATTTCACTGATAAAGTTAAACGCCAGTCTATGACTCCTGATTCGATATTATGGAAAGTTAAAGGTAATAAAGATATATATACATTTTTAAACTTTTCTTCAATTTACCGTTGGCAAACTACACCATTAGATGATGGCACAACAGAAATTCGACTTATGGATTTACGATACTTAAATAAAGGTCGTTATTCTTTTGTAGCTATTGCACATTTAACACTTGAAAATGAAATTGATCACTCTTATATTGGGTGGGTATTTAGCGAAGATAAATTACAACGTAAATTATTTTCATAA
- the mutY gene encoding A/G-specific adenine glycosylase, whose translation MYLENSFKKDIEDWFHKNQRDMPWRETTNPYYIWLSEVMLQQTQVNTVIDYYYRFIHRFPTIQSLSEANEDEVLKYWEGLGYYSRARNFHTAVKEVNNNYDGEVPYDPESFKKLKGVGPYTQAAVMSIAFNHPLATVDGNVFRVWSRLNNDYRDIKLQSTRKAFEQELHPYVLKDAGTFNQAMMELGALVCTPKSPLCLFCPIQEHCEAFHMGTTQELPVKTKSLNKKTIEQKVFLIRNDNGQYLLEKRKEKLLNGMWQFPMREQTNANDVISDDLGKSIETINEPVFKLKHQFTHLTWEIKVYNVTAPLNIKENDLPKQMTWFNLDDREQYTFPVPMDKIYKFIEG comes from the coding sequence ATGTATCTAGAAAATTCTTTTAAAAAAGATATTGAAGATTGGTTTCATAAAAATCAAAGAGATATGCCTTGGAGAGAAACGACTAATCCTTATTATATATGGCTAAGTGAAGTGATGTTACAACAGACGCAAGTAAACACTGTTATCGATTACTACTATAGATTTATACATAGGTTCCCTACAATACAGTCGTTGAGCGAAGCTAATGAAGATGAAGTGCTGAAGTATTGGGAAGGGTTGGGCTATTATAGCAGAGCGCGTAATTTCCATACTGCCGTAAAAGAAGTTAATAATAATTATGATGGTGAGGTACCATACGATCCTGAATCATTTAAAAAGTTAAAAGGTGTGGGTCCATATACTCAGGCGGCGGTCATGAGTATAGCTTTCAATCATCCTTTAGCAACTGTCGATGGTAATGTTTTTAGAGTATGGTCACGATTAAACAATGACTATCGTGATATAAAGTTACAGTCCACTCGAAAAGCATTCGAACAAGAATTACACCCGTATGTGTTGAAGGATGCGGGAACATTTAATCAAGCAATGATGGAGCTAGGGGCGTTAGTATGTACGCCAAAATCACCATTGTGTTTGTTTTGTCCTATTCAAGAACACTGTGAGGCATTTCATATGGGGACTACACAAGAATTACCAGTAAAAACCAAAAGTTTAAATAAGAAAACCATTGAGCAAAAAGTTTTTCTTATTCGTAATGATAATGGTCAATATTTACTTGAAAAGCGTAAAGAAAAACTTCTTAATGGTATGTGGCAATTTCCAATGAGAGAACAAACAAATGCAAACGATGTGATATCTGATGATTTAGGAAAAAGTATCGAAACAATTAACGAACCAGTATTTAAATTAAAGCATCAATTTACCCATCTTACATGGGAAATTAAAGTATACAATGTTACAGCACCTCTTAATATAAAGGAAAATGATTTACCTAAACAAATGACGTGGTTTAATTTAGATGATAGGGAGCAGTATACATTTCCCGTACCAATGGATAAAATATATAAGTTTATTGAAGGTTAA
- a CDS encoding DUF402 domain-containing protein — translation MVKESIPKEGENIKIQSYKHDGNIHRVWSETTILKGTEHVIIGGNDHTLVTESDGRTWITREPAIVYFHSEYWFNVICMFREDGIYYYCNLSSPFACDEEALKYIDYDLDIKVYPNGKYHLLDEDEYEQHMNQMNYPHDIDIILRRNVDILQQWIEQKKGPFAPDFIKVWKERYKKIRDY, via the coding sequence ATGGTAAAGGAATCCATACCTAAAGAAGGAGAAAACATTAAGATTCAAAGTTATAAACATGATGGTAATATTCATCGTGTCTGGTCAGAAACCACAATTTTAAAGGGAACGGAACATGTGATTATTGGTGGTAATGATCACACTTTAGTAACTGAAAGTGATGGGCGTACATGGATTACTCGAGAACCAGCAATTGTGTACTTTCATTCTGAATATTGGTTTAATGTTATTTGTATGTTTAGAGAAGATGGTATTTATTATTATTGTAATTTATCTTCGCCTTTTGCATGTGACGAAGAAGCGTTAAAATATATTGATTATGATTTAGATATCAAAGTTTATCCGAACGGAAAATATCATTTACTTGATGAAGATGAGTACGAGCAACATATGAACCAAATGAATTATCCACACGATATCGATATTATTTTAAGAAGAAATGTTGATATTTTACAACAATGGATAGAACAAAAAAAGGGGCCTTTTGCTCCTGACTTTATAAAGGTATGGAAAGAACGTTATAAAAAAATTAGAGATTATTAA
- a CDS encoding ABC transporter ATP-binding protein, whose amino-acid sequence MIKRYLKFVKPYRYRIIATIIVGIIKFGIPMLIPLLIKYAIDGVINNHSLTNQEKFSHLGVAIGIALFIFLIVRPPIEFIRQYLAQWTSNKILYDIRKQLYNHLQALSVRFYANNQVGQVISRVINDVEQTKDFILTGLMNIWLDCITIIIALSIMFFLDVKLTFAAIFIFPFYILTVYFFFGRLRKLTRVRSQALAEVQGFLHERVQGMSVIKSFAIEDNEAKNFDNHNKNFLQRAFQHTRWNAYSFAAINTVTDLGPIIVIGVGSYLAITGSITVGTLAAFVGYLEQLFGPLRRLVSSFTTLTQSFASMDRVFQLMDEDYDIKNGIGAQPIKISKGQIDLKHVSFKYNENEKEVLHDINLTINKGETVAFVGMSGGGKSTLINLIPRFYDVTQGEILIDHHNVKDFLTGSLRNQIGLVQQDNILFSDTVKENILLGRPDATDDEVVEAAKMANAHDFISNLPNGYDTEVGERGVKLSGGQKQRLSIARIFLNNPPVLILDEATSALDLESEAIIQEALDVLSKDRTTLIVAHRLSTITHADRIVVMENGRIVETGTHQQLINKCGAYEHLYSIQNL is encoded by the coding sequence ATGATAAAACGATATTTAAAGTTTGTAAAACCTTATAGATATCGTATTATTGCAACAATTATAGTAGGGATTATTAAATTCGGTATTCCCATGCTCATACCTTTATTGATTAAATATGCTATAGATGGCGTGATTAATAATCATTCGCTTACAAATCAAGAAAAATTTAGTCACCTTGGTGTAGCAATAGGAATTGCATTATTTATTTTCTTAATTGTTCGCCCGCCGATTGAGTTTATTAGACAATATTTAGCTCAATGGACAAGTAATAAAATACTATATGATATTCGTAAACAATTGTATAATCACTTGCAAGCACTAAGTGTTCGCTTTTATGCAAATAATCAAGTCGGTCAAGTCATTTCAAGAGTGATTAATGATGTCGAACAAACAAAAGACTTTATTCTTACTGGATTGATGAATATCTGGCTTGACTGTATAACGATTATTATCGCACTTTCTATTATGTTCTTCCTTGATGTAAAATTGACGTTTGCTGCAATTTTTATTTTTCCATTTTATATTTTAACTGTTTATTTTTTCTTTGGAAGATTACGAAAACTTACACGTGTGCGCTCACAAGCTCTAGCAGAAGTACAAGGTTTCTTACATGAGCGGGTTCAAGGAATGTCTGTTATTAAAAGTTTTGCTATTGAAGACAATGAAGCTAAAAATTTTGATAACCATAACAAGAATTTTTTACAACGAGCCTTCCAACATACAAGATGGAACGCATATTCTTTTGCTGCTATTAATACTGTTACAGATTTAGGCCCAATAATTGTGATTGGCGTGGGTTCATATTTGGCAATTACAGGATCGATTACTGTCGGAACTCTAGCAGCATTTGTCGGTTATCTAGAACAATTATTTGGACCACTTAGAAGACTAGTATCTTCATTTACTACACTTACACAAAGTTTTGCATCTATGGACAGAGTATTTCAGTTAATGGATGAGGATTACGACATCAAAAATGGCATTGGAGCACAGCCAATTAAAATCAGTAAGGGTCAAATTGATTTAAAACATGTGAGTTTCAAATATAATGAAAATGAAAAAGAAGTATTACACGATATTAATTTAACAATTAACAAAGGCGAAACTGTAGCATTTGTAGGTATGAGTGGTGGTGGAAAATCTACTTTGATTAATCTTATACCAAGATTTTATGATGTTACTCAAGGTGAAATACTTATCGATCATCATAATGTTAAAGATTTCCTAACTGGTAGTTTAAGGAATCAAATAGGCTTAGTACAACAAGATAATATTCTTTTTTCTGATACGGTTAAGGAGAATATTTTGTTGGGTAGGCCTGATGCGACTGATGATGAAGTCGTAGAAGCTGCAAAAATGGCGAATGCCCATGATTTTATTTCAAATTTACCGAATGGATATGATACTGAAGTAGGAGAACGAGGAGTTAAATTATCTGGTGGACAAAAACAAAGGTTGTCAATTGCACGTATCTTTTTAAATAATCCTCCTGTTTTAATATTAGATGAAGCAACAAGTGCATTGGATTTAGAGAGTGAAGCTATTATTCAAGAAGCACTTGATGTTTTAAGTAAGGATAGAACAACATTAATTGTTGCACATCGTCTATCTACCATTACTCATGCAGATAGAATAGTTGTAATGGAAAATGGACGAATTGTTGAGACTGGCACACACCAACAATTAATTAATAAATGCGGTGCTTATGAGCATCTTTATAGTATTCAAAATTTATAA
- a CDS encoding FUSC family protein, with translation MRLGARIFKTGIAIILAMSIASLLPDNIGLKTLAGVSAVVAMQPSVYRSIKTVSEQAIGNVIGALLAVTMVTIFSNNFIIMGVTVILLIAILFQFNLAHVATLASVTALIIMGQHTGSFYVVAFFRFVLVMIGVLSSSVVNLIFLPPKFETKIYYNSMNISSDIFVWFKLVLNDTSEFHNIKQDGDQLNSRINKLEKIFDYYNEERPLTKKHIYQQNRKKILFREVVRTTRQAYEVLKRMSRYQNDLYQLNNQLLLQIKLELDSLVTLHEQIFKSLSKKARYDVTQLDYEVDNPQKKNLMDAFQQELIKNPHQTQYSYSNMMQIIAEIEEYRYQLEHLDRIRLSFFTYHRSDTDIDISDEDFDL, from the coding sequence TTGAGACTTGGAGCTCGGATTTTCAAAACTGGTATAGCCATTATCTTAGCTATGTCTATCGCTTCTTTACTTCCTGATAATATTGGTCTAAAAACGTTAGCAGGTGTCAGTGCAGTAGTTGCCATGCAACCGAGTGTTTATCGCTCAATCAAAACTGTTTCTGAACAAGCTATTGGTAATGTGATTGGTGCATTACTTGCAGTAACAATGGTAACGATATTCAGTAATAATTTCATTATCATGGGCGTTACCGTTATTTTACTCATTGCAATTTTGTTCCAATTTAATCTTGCCCATGTAGCAACACTTGCAAGCGTAACTGCACTTATAATTATGGGGCAACACACTGGTTCTTTCTATGTTGTCGCATTTTTTAGATTTGTACTAGTGATGATTGGTGTATTGAGTTCTTCTGTTGTCAATCTAATTTTTTTACCTCCTAAGTTTGAAACAAAAATTTATTATAATTCTATGAATATTTCTTCTGATATATTTGTTTGGTTTAAACTTGTACTCAATGACACATCAGAATTTCATAATATTAAACAGGATGGTGATCAACTAAACTCACGCATCAATAAATTAGAAAAGATTTTCGACTATTACAATGAAGAAAGACCATTAACAAAAAAACATATTTATCAACAGAATAGAAAAAAAATACTATTTAGAGAAGTAGTTAGAACGACCAGACAAGCATATGAAGTGCTAAAACGAATGTCACGATATCAAAATGATTTATATCAACTAAATAATCAATTACTTTTACAAATCAAATTAGAACTTGATTCATTAGTTACTTTACATGAACAAATATTTAAGAGTCTATCAAAAAAAGCTAGATATGATGTCACTCAATTAGATTATGAAGTTGACAATCCTCAGAAGAAAAACTTGATGGATGCTTTTCAGCAAGAATTAATTAAAAACCCACATCAGACGCAATATTCTTATAGCAATATGATGCAAATTATTGCTGAAATTGAAGAATACAGATATCAACTTGAACACTTAGATAGAATCCGTTTAAGTTTCTTTACCTATCACCGTTCTGATACTGATATAGACATTTCAGATGAGGACTTTGACTTATAA
- a CDS encoding glutamate-1-semialdehyde 2,1-aminomutase, whose protein sequence is MKFTESERLQQLSNEYILGGVNSPSRSYKAVGGGAPVVMKEGHGAYLYDVDGNKYIDYLQAYGPIITGHAHPHITEAIQDQAAKGVLYGTPTELEINFSKKLREAVPSLEKIRFVNSGTEAVMTTIRVARAYTKRNKIIKFAGSYHGHSDLVLVAAGSGPSQLGSPDSAGVPQSVAQEVITVPFNDIESYREAIDYWKDDIAAVLVEPIVGNFGMVMPQPGFLEEVNKISHDNGTLVIYDEVITAFRFHYGAAQDLLGVKPDLTAFGKIVGGGLPIGGYGGRQDIMEHVAPLGPAYQAGTMAGNPLSMRAGIALLEVLEQEGVYDKLDQLGRRLEEGLQKLIDKHHITATINRIYGSLTLYFTNEKVTHYEQVENSDGDAFAQFFKLMLNQGINLAPSKFEAWFLTTEHTEEDIDRTLEAADYAFSKMK, encoded by the coding sequence ATGAAATTTACTGAAAGCGAACGTCTTCAGCAACTTTCTAATGAATATATTTTGGGAGGTGTGAATTCACCTTCAAGGTCGTATAAAGCAGTAGGTGGTGGGGCACCAGTAGTAATGAAAGAAGGTCATGGCGCTTACTTATATGATGTAGATGGTAATAAATATATCGACTATCTACAAGCTTATGGTCCAATAATAACTGGTCATGCACACCCACATATCACCGAAGCTATCCAAGATCAAGCAGCAAAAGGCGTACTTTATGGTACCCCTACTGAATTAGAAATAAATTTCTCAAAAAAACTTAGAGAAGCAGTTCCTTCTTTAGAAAAGATTCGTTTCGTGAACTCTGGTACTGAAGCAGTTATGACAACAATTAGAGTTGCTCGTGCTTATACTAAAAGAAACAAAATCATTAAGTTTGCAGGCTCTTATCATGGTCATTCTGATTTAGTTTTAGTGGCAGCTGGAAGTGGACCTTCTCAACTTGGTTCTCCAGATTCTGCTGGTGTCCCCCAAAGTGTTGCACAAGAGGTTATTACAGTACCGTTTAATGATATAGAATCATATAGAGAAGCTATTGATTATTGGAAAGACGACATTGCTGCAGTATTAGTAGAGCCGATTGTGGGTAATTTTGGGATGGTCATGCCACAACCAGGTTTCTTAGAAGAAGTAAATAAAATTTCTCATGATAATGGAACATTAGTTATCTATGATGAAGTTATCACTGCTTTTCGTTTCCATTATGGTGCAGCTCAAGATTTATTAGGTGTTAAACCAGACCTCACTGCTTTTGGTAAGATTGTTGGCGGTGGTTTACCAATTGGAGGCTATGGTGGTCGACAAGATATTATGGAGCACGTTGCACCATTAGGTCCAGCTTATCAAGCAGGAACAATGGCCGGTAACCCGTTATCTATGAGAGCAGGTATTGCTTTATTAGAGGTACTTGAACAAGAAGGTGTTTATGATAAACTTGATCAATTAGGTCGTCGTCTTGAAGAAGGGTTACAAAAATTAATAGATAAGCATCATATTACAGCAACAATAAATCGAATCTATGGCTCACTGACATTGTATTTCACAAATGAAAAAGTTACACATTATGAACAAGTTGAAAACTCTGATGGAGATGCTTTCGCTCAATTCTTTAAATTAATGTTGAACCAAGGCATTAATCTCGCGCCTTCTAAATTTGAAGCATGGTTCTTAACTACAGAACATACTGAAGAAGATATCGATCGCACACTAGAAGCAGCTGATTATGCATTTAGTAAAATGAAATAA
- the bcp gene encoding thioredoxin-dependent thiol peroxidase, with translation MISKGEQFPSFSLENQDGNFISNETIKGRKTILYFYPRDNTPTCTTEACEFRDHIEDFNQLDVDIYGISADSKKKHQNFIKKHQLNFDLFVDKDYQLANKVGVYQLKKSFGKENMGIVRTTFILDENGNIIDVIEKVKVKTQIETIKNILEG, from the coding sequence ATGATTAGTAAAGGTGAACAATTTCCCTCTTTTTCTTTAGAAAATCAAGATGGCAATTTTATTTCAAATGAAACAATTAAAGGTCGTAAAACGATTCTTTATTTTTATCCAAGAGATAATACACCAACGTGTACTACTGAAGCTTGTGAATTTAGAGATCACATTGAAGATTTTAATCAACTTGATGTAGATATATATGGCATAAGCGCAGATTCTAAAAAGAAACATCAAAATTTTATAAAAAAACACCAATTGAATTTTGACTTATTCGTAGATAAAGATTATCAACTTGCTAATAAAGTTGGGGTTTACCAATTGAAAAAATCATTTGGCAAGGAGAATATGGGGATTGTAAGAACAACATTTATTCTCGATGAAAATGGTAACATTATTGATGTGATTGAAAAGGTAAAGGTAAAAACACAAATTGAAACAATAAAAAATATTCTGGAGGGTTAA
- a CDS encoding phosphoglycerate dehydrogenase, whose amino-acid sequence MKIVSLNRLNEIENELRKQFPNEEFKFYDKAINIPINDRKTMDILIGYDGKIDRTFIEHCINLKWIGWFATGVNNLPLNYIKERDIILTNGKGIQAKQVSEYIMTFILHDYKKMKTSYRNQLEKNYDSRITGKRLNEETLLFLGTGAIAQRAAYLAKAFGMKVIGVSKSGKNVEQFDEVYTIEELDDVIEKANIIVNALPETEETIYLLKRKDFIQMDNNALFINVGRGTIVDEEVLINVLKDRLIRHAYLDVFEKEPLSKDNPLYDLDNVTITAHITGNDSNNNREATDIFKKNLEHFLNNYDVIENKVDLDYGY is encoded by the coding sequence TTGAAAATTGTTAGCTTAAATAGATTAAATGAAATAGAAAATGAATTAAGAAAACAATTTCCAAACGAAGAATTTAAATTTTATGACAAAGCTATAAATATCCCTATTAATGATAGAAAAACTATGGACATTTTAATAGGTTATGATGGCAAAATAGATCGTACCTTTATTGAACATTGTATCAACCTTAAATGGATTGGATGGTTTGCAACAGGTGTAAATAATTTACCGTTAAATTATATTAAAGAGCGAGATATCATTCTAACAAATGGTAAAGGTATACAAGCTAAACAAGTGTCTGAATATATAATGACATTCATTTTGCATGATTATAAAAAGATGAAAACTTCCTATAGAAATCAATTAGAAAAAAATTATGACTCCAGAATTACTGGTAAAAGATTAAACGAAGAGACTTTATTATTCTTGGGAACTGGTGCGATTGCACAAAGGGCTGCTTATTTAGCCAAAGCTTTTGGAATGAAAGTAATAGGGGTTAGTAAGTCAGGAAAAAATGTTGAACAATTTGATGAAGTTTATACAATTGAAGAGTTAGATGATGTTATTGAAAAGGCAAATATTATTGTTAATGCATTACCTGAAACAGAAGAAACAATTTACTTATTAAAAAGAAAAGATTTCATACAAATGGACAATAATGCCTTATTTATAAATGTAGGAAGAGGAACAATTGTTGATGAGGAAGTGCTCATCAATGTACTCAAAGATCGATTAATCAGACATGCTTATTTAGATGTTTTTGAAAAAGAACCACTTAGTAAGGACAATCCTTTATATGATTTAGATAATGTGACCATAACTGCTCATATTACAGGTAATGATTCTAATAATAATAGAGAAGCTACGGACATTTTCAAAAAGAATCTTGAGCATTTTCTCAATAATTATGATGTAATTGAGAATAAAGTAGACTTAGATTATGGTTACTAA
- the perR gene encoding peroxide-responsive transcriptional repressor PerR: MSAELESIDHELEESIASLRKAGVRITPQRQAIMRYLISSHSHPTADEIYQALSPKFPNISVATIYNNLRVFKDIGIVKELTYGDSSSRFDFNTHNHYHIICEKCGKIVDFHYPQLDEVEQLAQHVTDFDVTHHRMEIYGVCKECKEEGN, from the coding sequence GTGAGTGCGGAACTTGAATCTATTGATCATGAACTTGAAGAGTCAATTGCTTCATTAAGAAAAGCGGGCGTTCGCATTACACCCCAAAGACAAGCAATTATGCGTTATCTTATATCTTCACATTCACATCCAACAGCAGATGAAATATATCAAGCACTTTCACCTAAATTTCCTAATATAAGTGTTGCTACTATCTATAATAATCTAAGAGTTTTTAAAGATATTGGTATAGTCAAAGAGTTAACATATGGTGATTCATCTAGTAGGTTTGATTTTAATACACATAATCACTACCATATTATATGTGAAAAATGTGGTAAAATCGTTGACTTCCATTATCCACAATTAGATGAAGTAGAGCAATTAGCTCAACATGTAACAGATTTTGATGTTACTCATCATCGGATGGAAATATATGGAGTATGTAAAGAATGTAAAGAAGAAGGAAATTGA
- a CDS encoding trypsin-like serine peptidase, whose translation MKKRFLSICTMTIAALATTTMVNTSYAKTDTESHNHSSLGTENKNVLDINSSSHNIKPSQNKSYPSVILPNNNRHQIFNTTQGHYDAVSFIYIPIDGGYMSGSGVVVGENEILTNKHVVNGAKGNPRNISVHPSAKNENDYPNGKFVGQEIIPYPGNSDLAILRVSPNEHNQHIGQVVKPATISSNTDTRINENITVTGYPGDKPLATMWESVGKVVYIGGEELRYDLSTVGGNSGSPVFNGKNQVIGIHYGGVDNKYNSSVYINDFVQQFLRNNIPDINIQ comes from the coding sequence ATGAAAAAGAGATTTTTATCTATATGTACAATGACAATTGCAGCGTTAGCAACTACTACAATGGTAAATACTTCTTATGCAAAAACCGATACAGAAAGCCATAATCATTCCTCACTTGGCACAGAAAACAAAAATGTTTTAGATATTAATAGTTCGAGTCATAATATCAAACCAAGTCAAAATAAAAGTTACCCAAGTGTAATATTACCTAATAATAATAGACATCAAATTTTTAATACTACACAAGGTCATTATGATGCTGTTAGTTTTATTTATATACCAATAGATGGTGGATATATGAGTGGTTCAGGTGTTGTTGTAGGTGAAAATGAAATATTAACTAATAAACACGTTGTTAATGGAGCTAAGGGTAATCCAAGAAATATTAGTGTCCATCCTTCAGCTAAAAATGAAAATGATTATCCTAATGGCAAATTTGTGGGTCAAGAAATCATACCGTATCCTGGTAATAGTGATTTAGCAATCTTAAGAGTGTCACCAAACGAACATAATCAACATATTGGTCAAGTAGTTAAACCTGCAACTATAAGTAGCAATACAGACACTAGAATTAATGAAAACATCACTGTTACTGGTTACCCTGGTGACAAACCATTAGCCACAATGTGGGAAAGTGTAGGTAAAGTTGTCTATATTGGTGGCGAGGAATTAAGATATGACCTAAGTACTGTAGGTGGAAACTCTGGATCTCCAGTATTTAATGGTAAAAATCAAGTTATTGGAATACATTATGGTGGCGTAGATAATAAATACAATAGCAGTGTTTATATTAATGATTTCGTTCAACAATTCCTAAGAAACAATATACCTGATATAAATATTCAGTAA